Below is a window of Nicotiana tabacum cultivar K326 chromosome 19, ASM71507v2, whole genome shotgun sequence DNA.
CCCGTAGCACAATATGATTGGTTGTTGAAACAAGTAATCCTAACACTTCTGTTAGGTTAGATTAAGTTTTGTATATGTTGCTAGTAGAGAGAATTATCCGAAGGCTTTTAATCATTTTAAGAGGAAGAAATGCACTTGGATCTTATTAGAGGTTGCTTTATTGAAATCTTATTTAATGCTAGGAAATTATTGACACCTTTTCTTTTTTGCCACTTCACTATGCAATTCCTTTTAGAAGAAAATAATGCTTCTTCTGCAGTTGGATGCGATGATGGAGTTGTTTTATCTGATGCGTTGTAGAATAGACATAATTTCCAGTGTGCGACTTTGGCACAAAACCTGAATGCTATCATCTCCTCTAGGGTTATTAAAAATTTGAGTCAGTGGTTTAGGAGTTGTTGCACTTATAGTACATTAAATGTTTATGCAGTTCTAAAGAGCTTTCTAAAAGAtgctttcagtttttttttttttttttttgggcaaaATCTTCCTGTCTCATGCATCATTTCGCCTTTCCTTTCAAGAGGAAAGGGAGCTTTTTTATACTGATTTGTTTGTTCACCTTTTTTTATGTGAGAATTTGTACAGGATTTTGCTTTGTTTTGAAAAGAAGCTTCACTGTGGTCTCATACATCTAATTGTTTTTTCTCTCTGCAACAGATAGGGCTACTGTAGCACTACAGCGAAGGTCGCCTGAGAAATCTATCGTTGGCTTGATGATTGATATGATGGTCAAATCACTTGCATGGATATATTTCTTGTTTCGTGGGGTGGGTAGGTTATTTGTGAAGAACAATGATGCAAACAGATTTGGAAACGGGCAGAGATCAGTGAGTGCAAGTTCTGCCGAGCAAATTGTTTCTTCCCCGAAAAAGGAAGATCTCCTCCATCCATGCTGTCAGAGGTTGCAACATTTAGAGGAGGTGGTGGCTGATTTGTTGAAGAAACCTACAAAAATTCCTCCTGAAAAAGACCTTATGCTGCTTGATTCAATGGACCGAATAAAGTTCATAGAGTACGACTTGCAAAGGACGAAGAAGGTACTGGCCCATGAACTGTTTTGAGATATTATTCATTTGTCCAGTTGCTGAGTTATTTATTTATCATTGACAAGTGGAACTAAACCTTCATGGTCTTAGGCACTTCTTGCAACAGCATCACAACAAGTAGAGCTTGCTGAATCATTGGAATCTTTGAAGGAGAACAAGTTTAAAGTAAGTTTTCTCCCATGAACATTACTGTAACCTCTGCTCAGCCAGGTTACAAAATTTAGATTACTAAGAACTATTTCAAACAGGCGACAAACTCATGTTGGCTGAGAGGCAAGCCTTCTCAATACAGAACTTGATTTGGGTGGAAACAGCAGTGATGTGGTTGAGACTTGTCAACAATTTGGATTGGACCCCCATATATACTTGAGATACGGAGCTTTGCAGGTAAAAAGACCATGCCGGAAATAAATTTGGCAGCATCAGTGGGTAACTTCCATCTGTTTCCACAATTAATGTCCCAATTTACCTTCCATCTCCCTCCCTCTTAAGTGTCATCTCTTTGCTATTTCTTTCAGGCTATTGAGTTGGTGGTCAAGTTAGGCTTGCTAGAGTGTTGCACTCTGCCTCATTTTTCTTTAGAGGCGGGAGTGTGATGTTATAGTTGGATTACACAATCATATTTGTACATAATTGATGCGTGAGCAACTAGTTCTGAACATCACTCACATATTTGCTGTACAGAACAAGGACGGATTTAATGCATAGCTAACAGATTCGTTGTCTAAGATTCTCAGAGACTTTACTTGAGCGAATTGTTGAACGATATTTTTAAAGTAATAATTGGATATTTATGTGTGCTCTTCTTGAATGAGTCAGATTCTACTTTAGTTACTTTGACATGCTCTCCAAGTGAGAAGTAGTACAAAGTGGCAGATTCGCTAATTTCAGTTTTGAAGTGACAGAAGTATAGAAAGAACGTACGTGGATTTGGAGGGAGTCCGAACAACCCAATTGTCAAAGATGATAACCTTAGTACTACAGTTAATATTATATTCATTTTTAACGAGGTCACTAGCAATCGGTTCGAATTGAAGTTCAATCGAATTGAATTGTAGAATCAAGCTAATACAGATGTGAATAGATTAAtgaaattaagcaaataaaagatAAGAATCTTATTGATTATCATTGTGAGCCACAATGCTTGCAAAATCAAGAAGAATTGTCCAACAATAATGCAATAGCTTTAGCATTTGAGTAAAGAATAAGTTCAGTTGATTGTGAATGAATTGTACAAGTCAAAAGAATGGAGGTATTTATAGCCTACGCATAAAGTTCCCATGATTATCTTCACATAATCATCTCCACTCCCGCACGTCACTCCAAGTAGTTATGAACTGCCGAGAGCCGGTTGTAGGTGGCAAATCTGGCATAGTGGGCATGAGCTAATCCCTTGCATCACGGGGGCAGTTGAAGACCAAGTCAAGTTCCGGATCATGGCTTCATCGGTTAGCCCCCAAAACCATCTTTTGGGATGCTTCACCGAGACACAATGCTTATTTTTCTGGGAAGGGGTCACCAAACTGTAAGTACTTCATGTGAAGATTGACGTGTCAGAGTTCAATTTTTACCAATACAGCCGTCACCAgcagatttttcttttctttctacaTATTGATTTTAATTACTAAATACTGTTACTCCTTCTATTCCACTTTATAAGACGCTATTGCTATTTGAAACAACTTTTCCTTTGACCTCAACATTTTATATATAAATACACACATATTTCTTGATAAGTTATGTGTCTTGCTATTTTTTGATGATCTGACAAATTTAGTGTTAAGAACCAGACGAGGAACCTGTTCCACATCCTCTGAGTGCTCAAAGACCAACAAGTCTCAAGTCTGGGACATGCTCCAACTTTCAGAGTCCAAGAAACAACAGAGGGAACAAATCGACATCAGTTCCCTTGCTGACAGTACCAGTCAGCTCCCCACAGCTGTAAAGTGACTGTAACTGTTCCTCTGCACACACACAACAGTGCAAACAATGGAGCAATCACTTTATAGGGAATACCTTTGTACCAAACATGtttgcatcattcaagtgatgtcacttaTGTAATATTAACATGAAGCAAAGCAAAAACAATACACTTGCACACTCAGAATCGATCAAGCTCTCTCTCAAGTGTATTGCCAACTTGCAAGTGATATTCAAGGAGTCAAGAACAAAGAGCAACATAACGAAGGACCAGTTTCCTGCATTGAGTCATcatatgtccttagttgtgtagCACCTTTGGCAAAATAATTTACttataattcctacttagcttagttagaagcattgtgtaggcaacccttgtaaaatcataaaccatatgtttgtgtcttggctagagttagtcgagttgtaatctttgtaatagagttattacaaaggggCTTGTAATaaagttgttacaagttagtgagggattaagaggttaatttcTAGGTTACAACAGtttgtaatctgaagtttgctcaCTTGTAAAGTTGAAATCCTATAAATATAGatcgtgatttttaatcccgtgagctgggagttGTTCACGTAAAACTCTactgtgtcatttacttactgttgtGTGCGTGCGTTATGTAGAAACTGATAGACAAGCTAGTTCTCtgtatagtttggtggacccttagtttctattaattggtatcagagcaggttctttttatcaggctaacacctagaaaggatactcatggctgctccaccaaactttgaagaaggtcaatcaacCTAGAGACCACCATGATTTAATGGCCAAtactatggatggtggaagacaaggatgcataattttatcatggctgaggaCTCAAAACTTTGGGATATCATCTGTGATGGTCCTTTTGTTCCTATGAAGACCACTGGAGAACCAACAATGTTAGTTCCCAAGACTAGGAAAGAATACAACGATGCTGACAGAAAGGCTATAGAGAAGAACTTCCAAGCCAAAAAGATCCTCGTCTGTGGTATTGGATCAGACGAATACAACCGGATTTCTGCCTGCTAATCTGCCAAGGAGATCTGGGAAGCTCTCCAAACAGCACACGAAAGGACTACTCAAGTCAAACAGTTGAATATTGATATACTAACCACTGAGTATAAGCTATTCAGTATGAACGACGATGAGTCCATCCAGGACATGCAAACTCGTTTCACTTctatcatcaatgagcttcaTTCTCTGGGAGAAATCATTTCAAGAAACAAGTTTGTCAGAAAAATACCCAGCGTATTACCTGGATCCTGGGAAAGCAAAGTAAATGCTATCACAGAGGCAAAGGATCTGTAGAAGctgaccattgatgaactcattggcAATCTGAAAACTTATGAGATGAATAAAAAGAAGGATAATAAGAGAAGAGAGCccaaaagggagaagaacctggtcctcaaaACATATAAAAATGACTCAAGTGGTGAGGATGCTGATATGGCTTATCTGACAAAGAGATTTCAGAAAATGATTCGCAGAAATGGAGGTATTCCAAAAAGGGGCAGCTCTAACAATCTAAGAGGCTATGACCTATGCCATAAGTGTGGGAAGCCAGGATATTTCATCAAGGATTGCCCCCCTCCTCAAGAAAGATCAGTACAAACACAACACAAACAAAGTAGtcaagaggaacccggttcctgacaaacgattcaagagaaaagatgccgctgacaatgttgtgaagcaagctcttgctgcatgtaGAGACTCCTTCAGCGAATCAGGAGAGGATGATGAACAAGGTGACAACTCCATGATGGCAGTAGAGAGTGAAACAGTTGAATATGACTCTATCTTTGCCCTGATGGCAAAATCGGACGATGATGAAGAGgatgatgaggtaaactttctggacgttcaaagaaatttgaagtcCTACTCTCAGAAAAAGCTTATatctttggaaaatattttaattgatgcttatcatagtcttataaatgataaaaatgcatTAACTGTGGAATTAGGAGAAATAGAACATGAGAGGGATGATCTAGTGGTTGTCGTGGTCGATTTTAAAGAGACAATTGAGTGCTTAAAAAATGATAAAGAAGCTCTAACCGAAAAGATTGCTAGCATAGAGCAAGAGAGAGATGACTTATTAGTAGTAGTCGTGGACCTAAAGGAAACAATTGAGCAACTAAAAAGGGAAGGTGGGCATGAGATCAgccaaaagggaaaggaagttacAAGTGAGGCACATATTAAACTTGAAAATGAACCCCAAACTGTGAAATCTAGTCTGTGTGCAGAACTTGAAAGAAACAAGCAACTTCAAGAAGACCTAGGCAGAGTTAAAAGTGACCTCGAAAAATCTCTGAAGTGTACCTGGTCCCTCTGATACAATTGCTGCCATGTATACAAGCAATGGTGGGAACAGGCAGGGAGTCGGTTCCAAAGAGAAAAGACTCCCTACAATCCACATAACAAGTATGTTACTATCCCTGATAACTGGCTTTGTACTCACTGTAGCAACACTGATCACTTTTAAAGAAAACTGTAAGGTTAGAATTCAGTCCCAACAGAAAAACAAGGTGTTTGTTGAAAATGTAACTACTTCCAAGGAACCTGGTCCCTCCACTAAAAAATGTATATTGCCTGCCTGGAGAAGAAAAAGTCTGATTCACCCTTTTTCTCACTACGAGGGACCCAAACttatttgggttcctaaatctaacccttgattttcTTGTACAGGGAGCAGTGAAAGGAAGCAGCCaaaaatggtacatggatagtgaaTGCTCTAAACACATGACTGAAAGCACAAATGATTTCATTTCACTCAAAGCCCCACAATGAGGGAGTGTACCCTTTGGAAATGGCAAAAAGGTTACATTCTAGGAGTTGGAAGGATTGAGAAGTCTCTTGCTCACTCAATTGAAAATATATACTATGTGAACGGATTGAAGTACAGTCTGCTAAGTGTTTCCCAAATCTGTGACAAGGGAAACAAAGTGGAATTTGTGTCAAAAATATGCACGGTCATAAATCTTGTGAACGGTGAGGTGGTTCTGGTGgctaaaagatacaaaaatatttatgttgctgattttgagtcctTACAAAATGGGGATCTTAGTTGTCTGAGCGCTGTTGATAATGATGCTGAACTGTGGCATAGAAGATTGAGTCATGCAAGTTTTATGTTGCTTAACAAATTggtcaagaaggacctggttcgtggccTGCCCAAGTCAACCTTCAAGGATCACAAGGTGTGTGATGCATGCGTAAAAGGAAAACAAGTCAGATCATCATTCAAATCGAAAAAGAAAGTTAGTACCTCAAGGACACTTGATCTCtttcatatggatctatgtggacctatgagggtgccaaGTAGAGGATGAAAGAAGTACATTTTTGTTATAGTGGACGATTATTCTAGATTCACCTGGACCCTGTTTCTCAGAACTAAGGACGAAACCCTTAAAGTATTTACTGTATTTGTGAAAAAGATCCAGGTAAAGATGAGCCATAAGGTAGTATGTATAAGGTCTGATCACGACATAGAATTTTACAATGCCAAATTCAACGAATTTTGTGCTGAAAATGGCATTACTCATAATTTTTCagctccaagaacacctcaacaaaatggtgttgtggagaggaaaaataggactcttgaagacatggcaagaACAATGTTGATTGACAATGGCATTGCAAaagatttctgggcagaagcaatcaACATTgcatgctacttggtgaacaggtgcatgatcaggtccctccaTAACGAAATCCCGTATGAACTGTTGAACGGGAGGAAACCCAAGCTGACACATTTAAGGACATTTGGCTGCAAATGTTTTGTTCTCAACAATGGCAAGGAAGCACTTGGAAAAttcgatgccaaaagtgatgaaggaattttTCTGGGCTATTCATCACAAAGCAAATCTTACAAAGTGTACAACAAGagaactcaatgtgttgaggaaagcatacatgtgatctttgatgaatctcaccATCCTTGTGGGAAAGATTCACATGATAagattgatcaagatggagaacagTCAGTTATTCCTGGTGAAGTCATAAACAAGGCAAATGGTAAGGCTGACATGATGAGTCAAGTCAAGGAATCAAATAATGATGGTGTAGCTTTATATCCTACTGATATGGAGGAAGCTGGTTCCTCAATCACAACAATTGAAGCTGAGAATAGAGTTGTTGATGCTGTCCAAGGAACCCCACATGCTGAGCTAAGAAACAGAACTCACGACAACAAAGGATCacgttcagaaatacctgaaccCTCTCACAATGCGATTCAGGTGTCTAACTGGAAGCACAAAAGTTCACACCCTCTTGAAAATGTGATCACTCCTCTTGACTCAGGTATTCAAACGAGGTCAAGGTCAAGAAACGAGCTTGCCTTCTCTGCCTTTCTTTCTCAGattgagcccaaaaatatcaaggaagcattgaaagatgctgactggattacagctatgcaagaagaactccatcaatttgagaggaacagTGTATGGCATCTAGTTCCACGACCTGCTGATAGAACAATTATAGGAACTAGGTGGGTATTTAGAAataaacttgatgagtttggaaacaCAACAAGGAACAAAGCAAGGCTagtagttcaaggctacaatcaggaagaagggattgactatgattaAACCTTTACTCCAGTTGCTCTAATGGAGGCCATCAGAATCCTcattgcctttgcatctcatatggaattcaaactatttcaaatggatgtcaaaagtacATTTATGAATGGCTttctaaaagaagaagtctttgtcAAGCAACCACCTGGCTCTGAGCGTCATGAGCATCCTAATCATGTCTTTAAACTTGAAAGGAATTATATGGGCTAAAGCAGGCTCATCGtgcttggtatgaaagattatccaAATTTCTActagaaaatggctttacaagaggaaaaattgacaatGTCTTATTTCTGAAACCTGCTCATTGTgcaagtctatgttgatgacatcatcTTCGGAGCAACAAAAGATTCCCTGTGTGAGGAATTCACAAGGCTTATGAGAagcgagtttgaaatgagcatgatggggaaATTGAATTTCTTCTTGAGTCTACAAGTCAAGCAAACTCCTAACGGCACAATGATAAGTCAGCAGAAGTACATCAAATAACTTCTGAAGAGGTTTGAAATGGAAAGCTCAAAGATCATTGATACTCCTATTGCCACTGCCACTCGTctggacatggatgaacctggttctcctGTGAATGTGACCATGAATAGAGGTATCATCGGGTCACTCCTATATCTCACAACAAGCCGACCAGATATTATTTTCAGTGTGGGACTCTGTGCCAGGTTTCAatctaatccaaaggaatctcatatGAAGGATGCGAAGAGAATCTTGAGGTATCTTAAAGGAACgcaggacctggttctctactatccctcagGCGACAATTTTGATTTAATcgggtatgctgatgctgattatgctggTTATCTGGTGGATAGGAAAAGAACGTCTGGCATGAAATACTTTCTGGGTTCATGTCTAATCTCATGGGGTACAAGAAAATAAAACTCAGTGGCTTTTTCAACTGCAGAATCTGAATATGTGGCAGTTGCTTCTTGCTGTGCTCAATTGCTGTGGATCAAGCAACATCTGGAAGATTTTGGTGTGTTCTATGATTGTGTGCCCTTACTATGTGACAATACCAgtg
It encodes the following:
- the LOC142173452 gene encoding putative mitochondrial protein AtMg00300, producing MRECTLWKWQKGYILGVGRIEKSLAHSIENIYYVNGLKYSLLSVSQICDKGNKVEFVSKICTVINLVNGEVVLVAKRYKNIYVADFESLQNGDLSCLSAVDNDAELWHRRLSHASFMLLNKLVKKDLVRGLPKSTFKDHKVCDACVKGKQVRSSFKSKKKVSTSRTLDLFHMDLCGPMRVPSRG
- the LOC142173451 gene encoding uncharacterized protein LOC142173451; amino-acid sequence: MAEDSKLWDIICDGPFVPMKTTGEPTMLVPKTRKEYNDADRKAIEKNFQAKKILVCAHERTTQVKQLNIDILTTEYKLFSMNDDESIQDMQTRFTSIINELHSLGEIISRNKFVRKIPSVLPGSWESKVNAITEAKDL